From one Peredibacter starrii genomic stretch:
- a CDS encoding TonB-dependent receptor — MKFAFILLSLSVLNTTLAADYALDEIEVETIQGNKDERTFIETNESVSVLKPKSLNRSDIQNSVQMLNGLGNVQTTSDKNGDTFSIRGISDMGVTGFQKDNLASVLVDEVFQTGLALKAGSFENWDLQNVEVLRGAQSTSQGVNSLAGNILLFHAKAHQENEGAAKLALGNYGRKEGAFLINRKVNDKLAVRLGYNKEYTDGYITNATNNNDKWGQRNKDHFSGDMVYQVGAKDELHFNFKLLRMHQGGSYVQGDDPWDYKVFEDQDFNSITNNFQTSLVYNKFLSERLVNKTILAYSGSTNTTKSDADGRATNLAGQRNDNENDSFVSLENQLRYNSERVKNVFGIHLHRYELNSDYDFGLVMGAPTVVPVIQENHRVRETYALFDSITFDFDRHHSLNLGGRLESVTNDYGTKIASSVKNVDESDDVTNFVALPKIAYNYRNGNYSLGALYSQGYRTGGVTVNRWRGTVSNYDPEKTDNYELSYKYVKRNFIMMANAFYTKWRDQQVDVKFSNTLDTQIQNAANAELYGAEFETSYEFENDDSFRFNLGYVKTQFLNLKNNNMNYTGNEFPDAANFTGQASYWKFFSEKWKGILVARYIGESYSDAENLRKSPAQFYMDTNLQYTFSSYLLELYVRNIFNQEYRVYNGVALANVNDYPASYHRMSPPREFGARLNYYW, encoded by the coding sequence ATGAAATTCGCATTTATTCTTTTGTCTCTATCAGTTCTTAATACAACTCTAGCTGCCGATTACGCTTTAGATGAAATCGAAGTTGAAACCATTCAAGGTAACAAAGATGAACGTACTTTCATTGAAACCAATGAGAGTGTCTCAGTTCTTAAACCAAAAAGCTTAAACCGTAGTGATATTCAAAACTCTGTTCAAATGCTGAATGGTCTTGGAAACGTTCAAACGACCTCCGATAAAAACGGCGACACATTCAGTATTCGTGGTATTTCAGACATGGGTGTAACTGGTTTCCAGAAAGACAACCTTGCCAGCGTTCTCGTTGATGAAGTTTTCCAAACAGGACTGGCCCTCAAGGCCGGAAGTTTTGAGAACTGGGATCTTCAGAACGTGGAAGTGCTTCGTGGTGCTCAATCGACTTCTCAAGGTGTAAACTCACTTGCTGGTAACATTCTTCTTTTCCATGCGAAAGCTCATCAAGAGAACGAAGGAGCTGCCAAATTAGCTCTCGGAAACTATGGCCGAAAAGAAGGCGCTTTCCTCATCAACAGAAAAGTGAATGACAAACTTGCCGTGAGACTTGGTTACAACAAGGAATACACTGACGGTTACATCACGAATGCGACCAATAATAATGACAAGTGGGGACAACGAAATAAAGATCACTTCTCAGGCGACATGGTTTACCAGGTTGGCGCAAAAGATGAGCTTCACTTTAACTTTAAACTTCTTCGTATGCACCAGGGTGGCTCATACGTTCAGGGGGATGACCCTTGGGACTATAAAGTTTTTGAAGATCAGGATTTCAACTCGATCACTAATAACTTCCAGACCTCTCTGGTTTATAACAAGTTCTTAAGCGAGAGACTTGTTAACAAGACAATCCTCGCCTACTCAGGTTCAACGAATACGACCAAGAGTGATGCTGATGGACGTGCAACTAATCTTGCGGGACAAAGAAATGATAATGAGAATGACAGTTTCGTAAGTCTTGAGAACCAACTTCGTTATAACTCTGAGAGAGTTAAAAACGTATTTGGTATCCACCTTCACCGTTATGAACTTAACAGCGACTACGACTTTGGTCTTGTAATGGGAGCACCAACGGTTGTTCCGGTTATTCAAGAGAATCACCGTGTTCGTGAAACTTATGCTCTATTTGACTCGATTACATTTGATTTCGATCGTCACCACTCATTGAATCTAGGTGGACGTCTTGAATCAGTGACAAATGATTACGGAACTAAAATTGCTTCTTCTGTGAAGAACGTGGATGAATCTGACGATGTGACCAACTTCGTGGCCCTTCCAAAAATTGCTTATAACTACCGTAATGGAAATTACTCCCTTGGTGCTCTCTACTCTCAAGGTTACCGCACCGGTGGTGTAACAGTGAACCGTTGGAGAGGAACAGTTAGTAACTACGACCCTGAAAAGACAGACAACTACGAACTAAGTTACAAATACGTGAAGAGAAACTTCATTATGATGGCCAACGCCTTCTACACGAAGTGGAGAGATCAGCAGGTTGATGTAAAGTTCTCAAACACACTTGATACTCAAATTCAAAACGCGGCCAATGCTGAACTTTATGGTGCTGAATTTGAGACGTCGTATGAGTTTGAAAACGATGATAGTTTCCGTTTTAACCTTGGTTACGTGAAGACTCAGTTCTTGAACCTCAAGAACAACAACATGAACTACACTGGCAATGAATTCCCGGATGCTGCAAACTTTACTGGTCAAGCGTCTTACTGGAAATTCTTTAGCGAGAAGTGGAAAGGGATTCTGGTTGCACGTTACATCGGTGAGTCATACTCGGATGCTGAGAACCTAAGAAAGTCCCCTGCTCAGTTTTATATGGATACAAACCTTCAGTACACTTTCTCAAGCTATCTGCTTGAGTTGTATGTCAGAAACATCTTTAACCAGGAATACCGCGTTTATAACGGTGTTGCCCTGGCAAACGTAAATGACTATCCAGCGAGCTATCACCGTATGAGCCCTCCGCGTGAGTTCGGTGCGCGTCTGAATTATTATTGGTAA
- a CDS encoding NAD(P)H-dependent oxidoreductase — translation MKNILIVNGHPSKTSLSGKLAEAYYEESNKAGFKVEIIHLGDLEFDPVLHEGYRVIQELEPALIEAQAQIKSAHHIVFVTPVWWGSIPALFKGFIDRTFLPGFAFKYRKGSSLWDKLLAGKSARLIILSDGPTWWNKFVYKDPAVNMLKKSTLEFSGFKVDVTKFGDIKNRNDQSIQTLIHKVQKLGTSGS, via the coding sequence ATGAAAAACATTCTCATTGTAAATGGACACCCTAGTAAAACAAGTCTTTCAGGCAAGTTGGCGGAAGCCTATTATGAGGAATCAAATAAAGCTGGCTTTAAGGTAGAAATCATCCATTTGGGAGACCTTGAGTTCGATCCGGTACTACATGAGGGTTATAGAGTTATTCAAGAACTTGAACCGGCCCTTATCGAAGCCCAGGCTCAAATAAAGAGTGCTCACCACATAGTGTTTGTCACTCCGGTTTGGTGGGGAAGTATACCGGCACTGTTTAAAGGATTTATTGATCGGACATTCTTACCTGGATTTGCATTCAAGTACAGAAAGGGAAGTTCACTCTGGGACAAACTCTTGGCGGGCAAGTCCGCGCGACTTATTATATTGTCTGACGGTCCTACTTGGTGGAATAAGTTTGTTTATAAGGATCCGGCCGTCAACATGCTTAAAAAATCGACTCTTGAATTTTCCGGATTCAAAGTAGATGTGACAAAATTTGGCGATATCAAGAATCGAAATGACCAGAGCATCCAGACTTTAATCCATAAGGTTCAAAAACTGGGCACTTCTGGCTCATAA